The Zingiber officinale cultivar Zhangliang chromosome 2A, Zo_v1.1, whole genome shotgun sequence genomic sequence GTATGTGGAAATGGAGTAGCAACATTTTCTAGATGTCATTTTTCTTGAGTTTCaactcgctctaataccaattgatgaGGGAGAAGATAAGATAGTTGGGAATAGAAGAGGAGTGTAACAATTTAGAGGAGAAATATAGTTAAGAAAGAAATATAACcttttttttctatatatatttttcatgatacaatTTGGCTTATATAGCCTTGACAAAGGAAGTCCATAAACAATTTGGTTCTTCCTACATTAAATACATTATTATATCAAATGCATCTACTTAACAATTTAACTCATTATGCTAACTTAATTAGGCACTAGATAATTCAATCCAACTTGACTTGATGAAGACCAAATCAATTTGGTTTTGAGTTCCAACAATACAATTTGGTTTAGTCTTCAAAGCATGCAATTTGGTTTAAACTTCCAACAATAACGACcatacattttaaaaaaaatcactatGACGATCTAAGTCATTCAAACGAACTACTGTTCCTGGAGATGGAGAGGTTGTAGTCGCGATGGTGGAGACAGGATTAGAGAGCACCTCGTAGGCCTCGCACGCTTCCATGAACCGCTACACATAGTTGGCGCTGGAACAGCATGTGTCTAACATATCACCCACAATCATTTATAAAGAGGcaaattagaaaatcaagcacCTTATCATCTGGGAGGATATTTTTGTTGACTTCATTGAAAATCGACCTTGTCTATTTCTATCATATGAGTAACTCGACTATCCACTAAAAGCAAAGATAAGTCTACAATACCATCTAACTATCATCAATAATAAAGTAAAATGAAATCGATACTATAGTTAACAATAGACTGATTTGAATCCATTGCAAAAGTTATTGTATCTTTTACTTGTTATCGAAATTCCCATAGGCATGAAATGATCTTCTACGAGAGTGGATGACAACcgtgcatttttttttaaaaaaaaaatcatgacgACGATCTAAGTTGTTCAAACGAACTGTTGTTCTCATAGAAGGAGATGTCGTAGTTGCGGCGCGGCAAGCAAGGTTAGAGAGCATCTCGTATACCTCGCACGTCTCCATGAATTGCTGCACATAGCTGTGTGCGTCGGAAATCATCCCTCAAAAAAACTTATTACTTATCTATTAATATTAATGAAACCGATTTACATATTAAATCTACATCCAATAATCTAAATCTCATTCTTCCTAAAAATATCAAATCACTTAATTAAGATGTATTTCCTTAATTGGAGTAATAAAGATGACATTGCTCACCTCAACGACCAAGTGTTGTCATACTCATATTAAAATATAGATAAGTAAATTATGGGATATTTTATCCCTAATGTAATGATCTTTTGCATGGAGggaaatttgataactaatgAGACATTTTACCTCGGTTAAAAATTGATTCTaggatttattaaaataaatacccATATAAATACCAATTACAAAATCCACAAAGATAGAAATTAATTCCTTAATGATAAACGATTGTGTGTTATTGTTAATCTCATATTAACCCATGTAATGAAGACTTAAATGCTCGATGAATAACAAAGACTTTGGAGGCTTAAAATAATAGAGATAGAAGGTGAGATACAAAATCATTAAATAATTCATtttcatttaataataaaatataaatattaaaaggcaatttgatattataaaaaatatcgcATAAGAGTGTGACGTTGACTGTAAACCAGGTCACAGGATTGTCGAATCATCTAgaaattattgttattattattattgataatttttttaaaaaaaaatatcttgaactgaatattattattattaaaatagtggaaagtatttttttttaaaaccaaaggaATGATGACTTCTAGAAGGATTCCTTGCTTTGTAGAGGATTCCTTTATTTTAGTGAATAGAGAAAAACAAGTTGTTGGGCTATTTAACATTATTTAAGGAATAATGTTAATGGAACTATTACGTGCaattaagataaaaataaattGGTAATTATATcatgaaaatgtttttaaaattgtGCACTAACTAGCTTTTTCCTAATATTATTGAACtagtaataaaattaaaaattgaaatatgtTATTGTAAGTGATATAGTCTTAGTTATTTAATTCTTAGTCATTTTTTCAAGGTTAGGTGAGGGTATAGAAGTCTAATTCAAGGTGGAAACTCACTGAGTTTGTtcaattaaataaattgtattttttaaaaattgattattcaatatttttttatcataaaatggTATATTAGACCATATAGGTAATCACCAATTCCTTTCTCAACTATACAAGTCAATAAATTGATAGATAATAAGTCTTGTTTTGCTCAAATTCAAGTCAAGAAATTTGAATCAAAGCTCAAGTTTAAACTCTATTTTTGAGCAAACTTTGACTTTGAAACCTAAATTGATTTAcccaaaataaatacataaattatctcttataaaaaaatattatatttttgttaTCAGATATTAAACATAATAAcatatattaaatttaattttagttaaaaaaTCGAGAAAGATATGATTCTAATGTTGCCAAcccaagatatttatagaaatttaagAGAAccataataatatatattttttatataaaaataattagaaaaattaataacaaatcttaaatttatttttagtgtgaaaataattattaatatagtttaatttaaaactttttaaaaattaattattaatgggGATAGATTCTTAATTAATAactagtgatcgtgcacacgcgtcCTAATATATCACATTGATCCTTTATAATGAAATAGTCATTagtaaattatttgggtctttgaaaatctgaattgtttTGATTTTCGAGTGTCACCTTTATgacttccctatgaaaaaaattaatttaatttaatattatacttatcttagtaaaaaaattaagataagtatattttttaatattgtcgacctaaaatatttataaaaacttcTTTTATCACAGTGTTGTCAATTTTaggatgtgggactaaagagaattatattttttatataaaacaaccagagaaaattaatgatgagaaaaattcataataatatgtcgcagctgagtctcgaactctagatcactgattgtttcgcttgtggaattactaataaattttgaaattattttcagtgtgaatagaaaaaagaatattaacataaattcattttagacttcaccaaagttagttagtgaAGGGAgagaatttttaataaaataataaaataatgagaTTGTATGTGTGAACGGATTAATGACTTTGTCAACTAAACAACTCACTTTTCAACCACCtcgaataattaaaattaaaagcaACCCAACGACCGAGAAGTCGGAGTGATGCTAATTACTAAACAGACTTAATTGGTCtatggaaattttatttattcatttatttattataatacttttttataagttttttaaattataaGAAGGTTCTTTGATCAGGGATATGACGGCAGAGAGTTCGTCACTTGGAATTGAAgggtaaaaaaaatattcaaaattaatcCAACGAAGTTCACACAAAGTTGTTAATATATCATCTTCATCAAGTcactttttgtttctttttgcaatatatacttgaaaaagattaattataaaagtttataatccttttttttttttcttgcacaGCTCAAAAGTTATGCTCATCGAGGAGTAGAATTTAACTAATTCACAATCTAAAAAGAGTTAACGGCGATCTAGTTTGGTGACACAAACACCAACAAAAAAAAAGTTCCATAATCCATGGAAAATTTGAAAGATTCTTCAATGGATTGTTGGATTCGGTGTTCCGAGATATTTGGAGACCCAAATCTGTTTCTAAATTCGCCAGATCCAAGCGCCGTCCGAGTCATCAACTCACCGAGTCGGCGCGGCGAGTGCGGCGCAGGCGGGCGCCCCACGTTTCCTCGCCGCCAGCCTCCGCCACGGCGGACCGCCCCCCGAGCCCGTCCAGCTGCGTCTTCCAGTTGCCGCCGGACGCCGCCCCTCCGCGCCGCCTCGCGCGGCCCTCCGGCCGGAAGGCGGCGGCCGCGTCGACGGCGGCGGCCCAGCGGTCGTAGGCGATGGCGAGGTCGTAGCTGCGGCGGCGGGAGGGGTCGGAGAGCACCTCGTAGGCTTCTCGCGCAGCCATGAAGCGCTCCGCGTGGCGGCGGCGCTCCTCGCCGGCCGGCGATCGGCACGTGTCGGGGTGCCACCGGAGTGCGAGCCGGCGGTACGCGGCGCGGATCTCCTCCGGGCCGGCGGTCCGGGACACGGAGAGGAGGTCGTACATAGTCCGCGCGACGGCAGTCGGGGCGGCGGCGGAGATCCTTACTTGCCGGGGAGTTCTTGGAGTGGAGACGGTGGATCTGAAGGCGAGGGAAGGAGAAGGGACGGCCAAGATCGCCATTAATTAGCTCTGTTGTTGTGGAGCTTCAAGAAACAGAGTGGAGATTTATAGAGCAGAAAAGGCAggaattgttttttttaatataaaaaaaacagGATTTGTTTTAAAACTCATACTTTATTTGTTTCCAAATGCTCCCTATAATTTTACAATATCTTTTATAAACGATCGGTTGTAGTAAATTAACATGGATGAAACTATAAGGATATTTTTAAACATTTGAACTATGAAAAGGGGTTAAATGCATTTATTTTCTAATAAAAGCCTTCTTGCTTTGGTAATGTCCATTAACTCCTTCCGTTATTTAAATAACAAAGGCGAAGTTACGAGGGGGTGGTAAAtgtaattttaaaaactaaaatggaAAAAAGGAGGATGGGACTATTAGTTAGGATTAGATCATACTTTGCTTTCATCAACAGTCTTCTACTAGCAATTAaagaataaaaatttatttggatttttgtgttttttttttgaaagaagaTAGATTTGTCGTATGGTTTTACAGTTCTAGAAAtgtgaagaaaaaaataatagtttatttaaataattgCCTAGTTTCATCAATTATACTGACACCTATTATTAATGTATAatttaaaggttttttttttactttagaaATTGTACTTAatcttaaactttattttttaaaaggatctTACTATCTTacttcttactattttattaaaaatctccccctcctttactaactaactaattttgataaaatctaaaATGTATTTACGGTAGTgtctttttttctatttacactaaaaataattccaagatttattagtaattccataaGCGAAACAATcaatgatctagagttcgagactcagctacagggtattattatgaatttttctcatcattagtTTTCTCTGATTGttctatataaaaaatatagttctctttagtctcatatcttagaattgacaacactatgatcaaagaagattctataaatattttaggccgacgatgttaaaaaatatatttttcttaattttttttactaagataaatataatattaaattaaaataattttttgcataggaAAAATCGTTACAGTAGTTTGTTGCTGGAATTCTCTAgacgaatcttacccaaataattaattcttggtttataagggtgacactagaaaatccaaacaattcggatttttAAAGACCcagataatttatatattattatattacacacgcaacgcgtaTGCACGATCACACTAGTTTTTATGGTGTTACAAAATAATATGAATGAGTGTTATAATATTCACACATTAACCGTATTTAATTTTGGTTAATTAGcagattttataattaaaaattaagaaaataaattttaaataaaaaataaaaatgaatactagaatttataaataattaatattaaaattaaaaatgaagatTCGAATCCCAACATACACCGTTtgtttttttcatttaaattcaTTGTTTCAAATTAAGCTCGAGCCCATAATTAAATAtccgagccgagctcaagcttgAGCTGAACTTCTTTAATTTTTTCAAACTCGAGccaa encodes the following:
- the LOC122040366 gene encoding chaperone protein dnaJ 20, chloroplastic-like, whose translation is MAILAVPSPSLAFRSTVSTPRTPRQVRISAAAPTAVARTMYDLLSVSRTAGPEEIRAAYRRLALRWHPDTCRSPAGEERRRHAERFMAAREAYEVLSDPSRRRSYDLAIAYDRWAAAVDAAAAFRPEGRARRRGGAASGGNWKTQLDGLGGRSAVAEAGGEETWGARLRRTRRADSVS